From a region of the Rhodococcus sp. 4CII genome:
- a CDS encoding MaoC family dehydratase: protein MTDTTALPVRPASFDELTALIGKELGPTDWHDVTQERVNAFADATGDHQWIHIDPERAAASPLGGTIAHGLYSLSLGPALSATLLRFDGFAHSLNYGYNKVRFPAPVPVGSRIRMRATVQSAEQVGGGIQVTMRQVVEREGSDKPVVVSESVARVVEAGQ, encoded by the coding sequence ATGACCGACACCACCGCACTGCCCGTTCGTCCGGCGAGCTTCGACGAGCTCACCGCGCTGATCGGCAAGGAGCTGGGCCCCACCGACTGGCACGACGTCACCCAGGAACGCGTCAACGCCTTCGCCGATGCGACCGGCGACCACCAGTGGATCCACATCGATCCCGAGCGCGCCGCGGCCAGCCCGCTCGGCGGCACCATCGCGCACGGCCTGTACAGCCTGTCCCTCGGACCGGCGCTGTCGGCGACCCTGCTGCGATTCGACGGCTTCGCGCACAGCCTGAACTACGGCTACAACAAGGTCCGTTTTCCCGCGCCGGTGCCGGTGGGTTCTCGCATCCGAATGCGTGCCACCGTCCAGTCCGCCGAACAGGTCGGCGGCGGCATCCAGGTGACGATGAGGCAGGTCGTCGAGCGCGAGGGTTCCGACAAGCCGGTGGTCGTGTCCGAGTCCGTCGCCCGCGTCGTCGAGGCCGGACAGTAG
- a CDS encoding acyl-CoA dehydrogenase family protein yields MSLFDISDRAQQLQTDLLEFMDSHVYPAEAVYEEQMRESGDPHFQPPVLEELKAEARRRGLWNLFHPHPGTGAGLTNLEYAPLAEIMGRSHIASEACNCNAPDTGNMEVLELFGTAEHKEKYLKPLLDGTMASAFAMTEPAVASSDATNVELSMVRDGAEYVLNGRKWFASNALHRNCKVLIVMGKTDPSAAPHRQQSMMVVPIDAPGVTVMRGLPVFGYQDREGHAEIDFADVRVPVTDVLKGEGEGFAISQARLGPGRIHHCMRAIGMAERALELMCRRASSRVTFGKPVSENANIQDWIAEARIEIEMIRLLTLKAAYLMDTVGNKEARTEIAAIKVAAPNIALKIVDRAIQVHGGAGVTDDFPLAMAWAHLRTLRLADGPDEVHKRAIARQELRQYRDAAVTATNGHKVAVS; encoded by the coding sequence ATGTCCCTGTTTGACATCTCGGATCGCGCCCAGCAACTGCAGACCGATCTGCTGGAGTTCATGGATTCGCATGTGTATCCGGCGGAGGCGGTGTACGAGGAGCAGATGCGGGAGTCGGGGGATCCGCATTTCCAGCCGCCGGTGCTGGAGGAGTTGAAGGCGGAGGCGCGGCGCCGGGGCTTGTGGAATCTGTTCCATCCGCATCCGGGGACGGGTGCGGGACTGACGAACCTCGAGTATGCGCCGTTGGCAGAAATCATGGGGCGCAGTCATATTGCGTCGGAAGCGTGCAATTGCAATGCTCCGGACACCGGCAACATGGAGGTGCTCGAGCTGTTCGGGACGGCCGAGCACAAGGAGAAGTACCTGAAGCCGCTTCTCGACGGGACGATGGCCTCGGCGTTCGCGATGACCGAGCCCGCGGTGGCGAGTTCGGATGCGACGAACGTGGAGCTGTCGATGGTCCGGGACGGTGCGGAGTACGTGCTCAACGGCCGGAAGTGGTTCGCGTCGAATGCGTTGCACCGCAACTGCAAAGTCCTCATCGTGATGGGGAAGACGGATCCGTCGGCGGCGCCGCATCGGCAGCAGTCGATGATGGTCGTGCCGATCGACGCGCCGGGGGTGACGGTGATGCGGGGTCTGCCCGTGTTCGGGTATCAGGACCGGGAGGGCCATGCGGAGATCGATTTCGCGGATGTGCGGGTGCCGGTGACCGACGTGCTGAAAGGGGAGGGGGAAGGTTTCGCGATCTCCCAGGCCCGGTTGGGTCCGGGGCGGATTCACCATTGCATGCGGGCGATCGGGATGGCGGAACGGGCGCTGGAGCTGATGTGCCGCCGGGCCTCGTCGCGGGTGACGTTCGGGAAACCGGTCAGTGAGAATGCGAACATCCAGGATTGGATCGCGGAGGCGCGCATCGAGATCGAGATGATCCGCCTGCTGACGCTGAAGGCGGCGTATCTGATGGATACCGTGGGCAACAAGGAAGCGCGGACGGAGATCGCGGCGATCAAGGTGGCCGCCCCCAATATTGCGTTGAAGATCGTGGACCGGGCGATCCAGGTGCACGGCGGTGCGGGCGTCACCGACGACTTCCCCCTCGCCATGGCCTGGGCGCACCTGCGCACGCTACGGCTGGCGGACGGTCCCGACGAGGTGCACAAGCGCGCCATCGCGCGTCAGGAACTGCGGCAGTACCGCGACGCCGCCGTCACCGCCACCAACGGACACAAGGTTGCGGTGAGCTGA
- a CDS encoding enoyl-CoA hydratase-related protein yields MTPGHADLVLAERRGQVQLLTFNRPGKLNAWTDDLEDRYFTLLSDADDDPGVRAIVVTGAGRGFCAGADLGRLQAVGDVSDADLRRPRPRDLPATLRTPLIGAVNGVAAGLGMVEALYCDVRFASASARFTTAFAKRGLIAEYGISWLLPRLVGRGRATDLLLSSRMVDAEEALRIGLVDHLVPDGSVVDAAVAYAEALATHCSPTSMAVIKDQLHNDSDGTYTESVARAEGLMLQAFRGADLVEGVQSHLDKRPPMFRSLPVRSSHVPV; encoded by the coding sequence GTGACCCCCGGGCACGCGGACCTGGTCCTCGCCGAGCGGCGCGGGCAGGTCCAACTGCTGACCTTCAACCGGCCGGGCAAGCTGAACGCCTGGACCGACGATCTCGAGGATCGGTACTTCACGCTGCTGTCCGACGCCGACGACGACCCCGGCGTACGCGCGATCGTCGTGACCGGAGCCGGGCGCGGGTTCTGCGCCGGCGCCGACCTCGGGCGGCTGCAGGCCGTCGGCGACGTCTCCGACGCGGACCTTCGCCGGCCGCGGCCCCGCGACCTTCCGGCGACGCTGCGCACACCGCTCATCGGAGCGGTCAACGGGGTCGCGGCCGGCCTCGGGATGGTGGAGGCCCTCTACTGCGACGTCCGGTTCGCCTCGGCCTCGGCCCGGTTCACGACCGCCTTCGCCAAGCGCGGGCTGATCGCCGAATACGGCATCTCGTGGCTGCTGCCCCGGCTCGTGGGACGCGGCCGGGCCACCGACCTGCTGCTGTCGAGCCGCATGGTGGACGCCGAGGAGGCGCTGCGCATCGGACTCGTCGACCATCTCGTGCCGGACGGTTCGGTCGTCGACGCCGCGGTCGCCTACGCGGAGGCGCTGGCGACGCACTGCTCCCCGACGTCGATGGCCGTCATCAAGGACCAACTGCACAATGACTCGGACGGCACCTACACCGAATCCGTGGCCCGAGCGGAGGGCCTGATGTTGCAGGCGTTCCGCGGGGCCGATCTCGTCGAGGGCGTACAGAGTCACCTCGACAAGCGCCCACCCATGTTTCGCTCACTACCCGTCAGGAGTTCCCATGTCCCTGTTTGA
- a CDS encoding AMP-binding protein, with protein MGTSQPPAVNKYSQANVLDPVSRHADATPGNIALRGADSTLTYGQLRDASTRYAGALRDAGLSPGDRVLLAAPSVPEFVVAYLGIQAAGCVVVPVNTMSTRPEAEYVLTDAGVAHVIGWHELGPAIGDAAAALDIPVWTLAPGTLPDAEPVTPAERSRDDTAAILYTSGTTGRPKGAELTVGNLLSGGEIGAECSRGSSHDRTGTGLPLFHVFGQSSVMMATFTGGGSLSLLARFDPAAMLAMLRRDRLTIMAGVPTMWNAMLHAAGGADSQDFTQLRIAISGGASLPGEVAREFESRFGCSILEGYGLTETTAFGTFNDIDRGGKIGYTGRAVPRMQVEVRDHDDVACPPGTVGEVFVKGATVMKGYWNRPSDTAAVLDSDGWLRTGDLGEIDADGDLRIVDRVKDLIIRGGYNVYPSEVEEVLYTHPEILEAAVVGVPDDHYGEEVAAVVATLPGSGLDGGELTRWARERLSAYKIPRIVAIVDSLPKGSTGKILKRSIDRTALRNDALTAEPER; from the coding sequence GTGGGTACTTCACAACCGCCCGCGGTCAACAAGTACTCACAGGCGAATGTGCTCGATCCGGTGTCCCGGCACGCGGACGCCACTCCCGGCAACATCGCGCTGCGCGGCGCGGACAGCACCCTGACCTACGGACAGCTGCGCGACGCGAGCACCCGGTATGCGGGAGCGCTCAGGGACGCCGGCCTGTCCCCCGGCGACAGAGTTCTGCTGGCCGCACCCTCCGTACCCGAGTTCGTGGTGGCGTATCTGGGAATTCAGGCTGCCGGGTGCGTCGTGGTCCCGGTGAACACGATGTCGACCCGGCCCGAGGCCGAGTACGTACTCACCGACGCCGGCGTCGCGCACGTCATCGGGTGGCACGAACTCGGGCCCGCGATCGGCGACGCCGCGGCTGCCCTGGACATCCCCGTCTGGACGCTCGCACCGGGCACGCTCCCGGACGCCGAGCCCGTCACCCCGGCCGAGCGGAGCCGGGACGACACCGCCGCCATCCTCTACACGTCCGGCACCACCGGCCGGCCCAAGGGCGCGGAGCTGACGGTCGGGAACCTGTTGTCCGGCGGCGAGATCGGCGCCGAATGCAGTCGCGGGTCGAGCCACGACCGCACCGGCACGGGACTGCCCCTGTTCCACGTCTTCGGCCAGTCCTCGGTCATGATGGCCACCTTCACCGGTGGCGGGTCGCTGTCGCTGCTGGCCCGGTTCGATCCGGCCGCGATGCTCGCCATGCTGCGCCGGGACCGGCTCACGATCATGGCCGGTGTCCCGACGATGTGGAATGCAATGCTCCATGCCGCGGGCGGTGCGGACTCGCAGGACTTCACCCAGCTCCGCATCGCCATCTCCGGCGGCGCGTCGCTGCCCGGCGAGGTGGCCCGCGAATTCGAATCGCGCTTCGGGTGCAGCATCCTCGAGGGGTACGGACTCACCGAGACGACCGCGTTCGGAACGTTCAACGACATCGACCGCGGCGGAAAGATCGGCTACACGGGACGGGCGGTGCCCCGGATGCAGGTCGAGGTGCGGGACCACGACGACGTCGCCTGTCCGCCCGGGACCGTCGGCGAGGTGTTCGTGAAGGGCGCGACCGTGATGAAGGGCTACTGGAACCGGCCCTCCGACACCGCGGCCGTCCTGGACTCGGACGGCTGGCTGCGCACCGGCGACCTCGGCGAGATCGATGCGGACGGTGACCTGCGGATCGTCGACCGGGTGAAGGACCTCATCATCCGCGGCGGCTACAACGTGTACCCGAGCGAGGTCGAGGAGGTCCTGTACACGCACCCCGAAATACTCGAAGCCGCCGTGGTGGGCGTTCCCGACGACCACTACGGCGAGGAGGTGGCCGCCGTGGTGGCCACCCTCCCCGGGTCCGGCCTGGACGGCGGCGAGTTGACGAGGTGGGCGCGGGAACGACTGTCCGCATACAAGATTCCCCGGATCGTAGCGATCGTCGATTCCCTCCCGAAGGGGTCGACCGGAAAGATCCTCAAGCGGTCGATCGACAGGACTGCTCTGAGAAACGACGCACTGACCGCAGAACCCGAAAGGTGA
- a CDS encoding SDR family oxidoreductase, which yields MAGLDLTGRTAIVTGASRGIGLAVAQALAAAGGNVVLTSRSQDSADAAATQVGGTAIGVAAHAVDEDAARRCIDLTLERFGSLDILVNNAGTNPSYGPVIDQDHARFAKTFDVNLWAPVMWTGLATKAWMGEHGGAVVNTASIGGMAFEADIGVYNASKAALIHLTKQLALELSPKVRVNAVAPGVVRTKLAEALWKEHEQAVSASTALGRIGEPTDIASAVAFLVSDAASWITGETMVVDGGQLLGDALPFRQGAQLGV from the coding sequence ATGGCCGGACTCGACCTCACCGGACGCACCGCGATCGTCACCGGCGCCTCGCGGGGCATCGGCCTGGCCGTCGCCCAGGCCCTCGCGGCCGCCGGGGGCAACGTGGTGCTCACCTCCCGGTCGCAAGACTCCGCCGACGCCGCCGCTACCCAGGTGGGGGGCACCGCGATCGGTGTCGCCGCCCACGCCGTCGACGAGGACGCCGCCCGGCGCTGCATCGACCTCACCCTCGAACGGTTCGGCAGCCTGGACATCCTGGTCAACAATGCCGGAACGAACCCCTCGTACGGGCCGGTCATCGACCAGGACCACGCCCGTTTCGCCAAGACCTTCGACGTGAACCTGTGGGCGCCGGTGATGTGGACCGGGCTCGCTACGAAGGCGTGGATGGGCGAGCACGGCGGCGCCGTCGTCAACACCGCCTCCATCGGCGGCATGGCGTTCGAGGCCGACATCGGCGTGTACAACGCGTCCAAGGCCGCGCTGATCCACCTCACCAAGCAACTGGCACTGGAACTGTCGCCGAAGGTCCGGGTCAACGCCGTCGCACCCGGTGTGGTGCGCACCAAGCTGGCCGAGGCCCTCTGGAAGGAACACGAGCAGGCCGTGTCGGCGTCGACCGCACTCGGCCGGATCGGCGAACCCACGGACATCGCGTCCGCGGTCGCGTTCCTCGTCTCCGACGCCGCGAGCTGGATCACCGGCGAAACCATGGTGGTCGACGGAGGCCAGTTGCTCGGCGACGCGCTCCCGTTCCGGCAGGGAGCCCAGCTCGGTGTCTAG
- a CDS encoding SDR family oxidoreductase: protein MKVAQKVAIVTGGGGGIGGAIADRLADRGAKVLVADLDPTAAAAVADRINEHHPGSALAEGADVADTEQIRRIIERAETEFGPVDLYFANAGVAGAPGLDADEADWDLAFDVNIRAHVRAARQLVPRWVERGEGYFVSTASAAGLLTQIGSATYAVTKHAAVAFSEWLSVTYGDKGIRVSCLCPMGVETTLMRSGENSGDPLGVAATRAVVSAGDVLQPEQVADIVLGAVDRETFLILPHESVLTMYRQKGSDYDRWLRGMRRYQSSLLEHA from the coding sequence GTGAAGGTTGCACAGAAGGTCGCCATCGTGACCGGCGGTGGGGGTGGTATCGGCGGGGCCATCGCCGACCGTCTCGCGGACCGGGGCGCCAAGGTTCTCGTCGCCGATCTCGACCCGACCGCAGCGGCCGCGGTTGCGGACCGGATCAACGAACACCATCCCGGGTCTGCCCTCGCCGAAGGTGCCGACGTCGCCGACACCGAGCAGATTCGGCGCATCATCGAGCGCGCGGAGACCGAGTTCGGCCCGGTCGATCTCTACTTCGCCAACGCGGGCGTCGCGGGAGCGCCCGGCCTCGACGCCGACGAGGCCGACTGGGATCTCGCGTTCGACGTCAACATTCGTGCCCACGTCCGCGCCGCCAGGCAACTCGTGCCGAGGTGGGTCGAGCGCGGCGAGGGGTACTTCGTGTCGACCGCCTCCGCCGCGGGCCTGCTCACCCAGATCGGCTCGGCCACGTACGCGGTCACGAAGCACGCTGCGGTCGCGTTCTCCGAATGGCTGTCGGTCACCTACGGCGACAAGGGAATCAGGGTCAGCTGCCTCTGCCCGATGGGGGTCGAGACCACGCTGATGCGCTCCGGCGAGAACTCGGGTGATCCACTCGGTGTCGCCGCCACCCGGGCCGTCGTGTCGGCGGGCGACGTGCTGCAGCCCGAGCAGGTCGCCGACATCGTGCTCGGTGCCGTGGACCGCGAGACGTTCCTGATCCTGCCCCACGAGAGCGTCCTCACCATGTACCGGCAGAAGGGGTCCGACTACGACCGCTGGCTGCGCGGGATGCGCCGCTATCAGAGTTCGCTGCTGGAGCACGCGTGA